One window from the genome of Hydractinia symbiolongicarpus strain clone_291-10 chromosome 1, HSymV2.1, whole genome shotgun sequence encodes:
- the LOC130645092 gene encoding uncharacterized protein LOC130645092, with the protein MALCGERLMLAFFISLLVSTLQFNGLPLLSARIKRTILNRENVKALQLQTMLKSLDKNTHSETVKPATVKREAKGHIGDDKHLTRLFGEHIPWDIVRRQVPFDALITRNKARVENKNLQSEAYFNKKNSSPCRRKRDTSHVSAFKRNVNTPVGEGIVPAYNMYDELCEDSQPVEVVKIKKLVVEDGVIRDQNIIEKAMFA; encoded by the exons ATGGCGTTGTGTG GTGAGCGATTGATGCTTGCTTTTTTCATCTCTCTTCTCGTATCCACACTTCAGTTTAATGGATTGCCGTTACTATCTGCaagaataaaaagaacaattttaaatcgAGAAAATGTGAAAGCATTACAACTTCAAACTATGCTGAAAAGTCTTGACAAAAATACACATTCAGAAACGGTTAAGCCGGCTACCGTAAAACGAGAAGCAAAAGGACACATTGGAGACGATAAACATTTGACTCGACTTTTTGGAGAGCATATTCCGTGGGATATCGTGCGAAGACAAGTTCCCTTTGATGCACTTATCACACGAAACAAAGCACgggttgaaaataaaaacttacaGTCTGAAGCGTACTTCAATAAGAAGAACTCCTCTCCGTGCCGTCGGAAACGAGACACATCGCATGTGAGTGCTTTTAAACGAAACGTTAATACACCTGTGGGAGAGGGTATTGTACCAGCTTATAATATGTATGATGAACTATGTGAAGACTCGCAACCAGTCGAAGTTGTAAAAATCAAAAAGTTAGTTGTTGAAGACGGTGTCATACGAGATCAAAATATAATTGAGAAGGCGATGTTTGCCTAA
- the LOC130658967 gene encoding tigger transposable element-derived protein 4-like produces the protein MASMLSFTRQNFETWYGVSFKTIAGESRSVTEEMTAPWSETTLPTILSRYPLEDIFNADEFGLFFQCLPNKTLHMKGDKCSGGKHSKVRLTGLAAGNALGERLPMFVIGKSANSRCFKGVKTLPCRYRSQKKSWMSGELFEEWVRELDRKFSVSKRKIALIIDNCTAHAHVENLEWVGLIFLPPNTTSRTQPMDQGIIRALKAKYRSLAVRKLIKALDEEKSTPKFSILAAMYMLRKAWDNVSNKTFTNCFRKSGISQKDAERAINEDDDPFKSLTSEVEEDPIPTLDAELSYIKRRFPDHIDPDLSTEDFIDFDIEVSTSHGRLKTADIIAEITGTQDEELEEVDEEDKEEEDKITRPTAEQVRTAINVLEDLSIFSHFGEEMIASLRDLNRNIAKDFDMSCKQTVITDFFSK, from the exons ATGGCTTCCATGCTTTCTTTCACTCGTCAAAACTTCGAAACTTG GTATGGAGTATCCTTCAAAACCATCGCTGGAGAATCACGGTCCGTCACTGAGGAAATGACAGCGCCATGGTCGGAGACAACATTACCAACCATTCTCTCCCGCTATCCTCTGGAAGACATTTTTAACGCCGACGAATTTGGGCTTTTCTTTCAATGCCTTCCCAATAAAACTTTGCATATGAAAGGTGATAAGTGTTCTGGAGGAAAACACAGCAAAGTTAGACTTACTGGTTTAGCTGCTGGTAATGCCTTGGGGGAACGATTGCCAATGTTTGTAATCGGCAAGTCCGCCAACTCTCGTTGCTTTAAAGGTGTCAAAACACTACCCTGTCGATACCGTTCGCAAAAGAAGAGTTGGATGTCTGGAGAGCTGTTTGAAGAGTGGGTACGCGAGCTTGATCGAAAATTCTCTGTCTCTAAGCGAAAAATTGCTTTGATTATTGACAATTGTACCGCACATGCTCATGTTGAAAACCTGGAATGGGTAGGATTGATCTTTCTTCCTCCAAATACCACGTCCCGAACCCAACCTATGGACCAAGGAATTATCCGCGCCCTGAAAGCAAAATATCGATCGCTAGCAGTGCGGAAATTGATAAAAGCCTTGGACGAGGAAAAATCGACTCCGAAGTTCTCGATTCTTGCAGCTATGTACATGCTAAGGAAAGCATGGGATAATGTTTCCAACAAAACATTCACCAATTGCTTTCGAAAATCAGGAATTTCCCAAAAGGATGCAGAAAGAGCGATCAACGAAGATGACGacccttttaaaagtttaaccaGCGAAGTAGAAGAAGACCCAATTCCAACCCTCGATGCTGAACTCTCTTACATAAAACGAAGGTTTCCTGACCACATTGATCCTGACTTATCAACTGaagatttcattgattttgacaTTGAAGTCAGTACATCCCATGGGCGTCTGAAGActgctgacatcattgctgaGATCACTGGGACTCAAGACGAAGAATTAGAAGAGGTCGACGAAGAAGACAAGGAGGAAGAAGATAAGATCACAAGACCGACGGCCGAGCAAGTGCGTACAGCTATCAACGTCCTCGAAGACTTgagtattttttcacattttggagaaGAAATGATAGCTTCCCTGAGGGACTTGAATCGTAATATCGCCAAAGATTTTGATATGAGTTGTAAGCAAACAGTTATCACCGACTTCTtttctaaataa
- the LOC130645106 gene encoding methyl-CpG-binding domain protein 2-like has product MDKIRTAVPTLPKGWVKEIVIRKSGASAGKSDVYYYSPDGKKCRSKPQMLQYLPDDFNIENFDFRAGKNTDAVFKKKKRRREDFNFGRDFNISGSDVKPCRQVKKDRENISAKIMKKEEHGSHYKKRGVAENEQKKRRAENLSQRYTTPKQLFWQRRLQHLKPVNESTLQFNKSSQLGIFMKDILPGSNNQALLNSVWYSLFVGNKVAGQHASTNALRKHPTALCNIDQPFTTPFTITEEMLHIQEKKVEAARKKLCEAHELLCALEDEDDDDIDDMEE; this is encoded by the exons ATGGATAAAATTAGAACAGCTGTACCTACGTTACCGAAAGGATGGGTTAAAGAAATTGTTATCAGAAAATCAGGAGCATCTGCTGGGAAATCTGATGTTTACTATTACAG TCCAGATGGAAAAAAATGTAGATCAAAACCACAGATGCTTCAATATCTACCAGATGACTTTAACAtcgaaaattttgattttcgTGCTGGAAAGAATACAGATGCAgtcttcaaaaaaaagaaaagacgcAGAGAAGATTTCAATTTTGGAAGAGACTTTAATATTTCTGGCAGTGATGTAAAACCATGTCGGCAAGTAAAGAAGGACAGGGAAAACATCAGTGCAAAGATtatgaaaaaagaagaacaTGGAAGCCACTATAAAA AGCGTGGGGTCGCtgagaatgaacaaaaaaaaaggcGTGCTGAAAATCTGTCCCAACGTTACACGACTCCCAAGCAATTATTTTGGCAGCGAAGATTGCAACATTTAAAACCAGTCAATGAAAGTACATTgcagtttaacaaaagttcccAATTAGGTAtatttatgaaagatatattacCCGGAAGTAATAACCAAGCCCTATTGAACTCTGTTTGGTATTCTTTATTTGTTGGGAACAAAGTTGCTGGTCAACATGCCTCTACAAACGCGTTGCGGAAACATCCCACAGCTTTGTGCAATATCGATCAACCTTTTACTACTCCGTTTACGATTACTGAAGAAATGTTGCACATTCAAGAAAAAAAGGTTGAAGCTGCTCGTAAGAAGTTGTGTGAAGCACATGAATTGTTGTGTGCTCTGgaagatgaagatgatgatgatattGATGATATGGAAGAGTAG